Proteins found in one Mangifera indica cultivar Alphonso chromosome 15, CATAS_Mindica_2.1, whole genome shotgun sequence genomic segment:
- the LOC123197234 gene encoding UDP-glycosyltransferase 83A1-like isoform X1, with translation MSRPHILAVPYPAQGHVIPLLGLSRHLVKHGCRVTFINTEHTHSRVINGLQEKSCIGDENEIRFLSIPDGLEPREDRNDLSKVYDKIIQVMSEKLQELVEKINREEDEKIFCLILDGCAGFTIPVAEKMKIKKVAFWPPAVASLALFNNIPKLIDDGIIRTDGKGTPIKKQIIQLAQNMPGIDCTKLIWTSVGGEDLASQKRMFEVINNCVQAGQAADYLICNSAYDLEPGAFALVPNILPIGPLLASNGQGNSAGSFWPEDSACLEWLDQQQPKSVIYVAFGSFTILDKTQFQELALGLELTDRPFLWVVRPDITDEPNEAYPGGFQDRVARRSRLVGWAPQQKVLSHPSIACFFSHCGWNSTLEGVSNGVPFLCWPYFADQFIDESYICDVWKVGLKLNKNENGIITREEIKSKVDQVLGDESFKARVVELQESALKSVKEGGQSHRNFKNFIEWIKA, from the exons atgagtCGTCCACATATTCTTGCAGTACCTTATCCAGCACAAGGCCATGTAATTCCTCTGCTAGGGCTTTCACGGCACCTGGTTAAGCATGGCTGCCGAGTCACATTTATCAACACAGAGCACACTCACAGCCGGGTCATAAATGGCTTACAAGAGAAGAGCTGCATAGGGGATGAAAATGAGATTCGTTTCCTGTCCATCCCAGATGGGCTGGAGCCCCGGGAGGATAGAAATGATTTAAGCAAggtatatgataaaattattcagGTGATGTCCGAGAAGCTGCAGGAGCTTGTAGAAAAGATCaacagagaagaagatgaaaagatcttTTGTCTCATTCTTGATGGATGTGCTGGGTTTACCATTCCAGTTGCagagaagatgaaaattaaaaaggttGCCTTTTGGCCTCCAGCAGTTGCATCTCTGGCCTTGTTTAACAATATTCCAAAGCTAATCGATGATGGAATCATAAGAACTGATGGTAAGG GAACTCCGATCAAGAAACAGATTATTCAGTTGGCGCAAAACATGCCCGGAATTGACTGTACAAAGCTTATTTGGACTAGCGTGGGCGGCGAGGACTTGGCCAGCCAGAAGAGAATGTTTGAGGTTATAAATAATTGTGTCCAAGCTGGACAAGCAGCGGATTACCTAATCTGCAACTCAGCATATGACCTTGAACCTGGGGCTTTTGCCTTGGTTCCTAATATTCTTCCAATAGGGCCTCTTCTAGCAAGCAACGGTCAAGGAAATTCAGCAGGATCCTTCTGGCCAGAAGACTCAGCTTGCTTGGAATGGCTTGATCAACAGCAACCTAAATCAGTCATTTATGTTGCATTTGGTAGCTTCACAATTCTAGACAAGACCCAATTCCAGGAGCTGGCGCTGGGACTTGAACTCACCGACAGACCATTCCTGTGGGTTGTGAGGCCAGACATAACTGATGAACCAAATGAAGCCTACCCAGGAGGGTTTCAAGACAGGGTAGCCAGGCGCAGCCGACTGGTGGGTTGGGCACCTCAACAGAAGGTCTTGAGTCATCCTTCCATTGCCTGCTTCTTTAGCCATTGTGGTTGGAATTCCACCTTGGAAGGTGTAAGCAATGGGGTTCCTTTCTTGTGTTGGCCATACTTTGCTGATCAGTTCATTGATGAGAGCTATATTTGTGACGTTTGGAAGGTGGGGTTGAAGCTCAACAAAAACGAAAACGGGATTATCACACGAGAAGAAATCAAGAGCAAGGTGGATCAGGTGCTGGGTGATGAAAGTTTTAAAGCAAGAGTTGTTGAACTTCAGGAATCTGCTTTGAAAAGTGTAAAAGAAGGAGGTCAATCACACAGGAATTTCAAGAATTTCATTGAATGGATCAAGGCCTAG
- the LOC123197236 gene encoding UDP-glycosyltransferase 83A1-like, which yields MSRPHILAVPYPAQGHVIPLLGLSRHLVKHGCRVTFVNTEHTHSRVINGLQEKSFIGDENEIRFLSIPDGLEPWEDRNDLSKAYDKIIQVMSEKLQELVEKINREEDEKIFCLILDGCAGFTIPVAERMNIKKVAFWPPAVASLALFNNIPKLIDDGIIGTDGSPIKKQIIQLAQNMPGIDCTKLIWTSVGGEDLASQKRMFEVINNRVQAGQVADYLICNSAYDLEPGAFALVPNILPIGPLLASNGRGNSAGSFWPEDSTCLEWLDQQQPKSVIYAAFGSFTILDKTQFQELALGLELTKRPFLWVVRPDITDEPNEAYPGGFQDRVARRSRLVGWAPQQKVLSHPSIACFLSHCGWNSTLEGVSNGVPFLCWPYFADQFIDESYICDVWKVGLKFNKNENGIITREEIKGKVDQVLGDESFKARVVELQESALKSVKEGGQSHRNFKNFIEWIKA from the exons atgagtcGTCCACATATTCTTGCAGTACCTTATCCAGCACAAGGCCATGTAATTCCTCTACTAGGGCTTTCACGGCACCTGGTTAAGCATGGCTGCCGAGTCACATTTGTCAACACAGAGCACACTCACAGCCGGGTCATAAATGGCTTACAAGAGAAGAGCTTCATAGGGGATGAAAATGAGATTCGTTTCCTGTCCATCCCAGATGGGCTGGAGCCCTGGGAGGATAGAAATGATTTAAGCAAGgcatatgataaaattattcagGTGATGTCCGAGAAGCTGCAGGAGCTTGTAGAAAAGATCaacagagaagaagatgaaaagatcttTTGTCTCATTCTTGATGGATGTGCTGGGTTTACCATTCCAGTTGCAGAGAGGATGAATATTAAAAAGGTTGCCTTTTGGCCTCCAGCAGTTGCATCTCTGGCCTTGTTTAACAATATTCCAAAGCTAATCGATGATGGAATCATAGGAACTGATG GAAGTCCGATCAAGAAACAGATTATTCAGTTGGCGCAAAACATGCCCGGAATTGACTGTACAAAGCTTATTTGGACTAGTGTGGGCGGCGAGGACTTGGCCAGCCAGAAGAGAATGTTTGAGGTTATAAATAATCGTGTCCAAGCTGGACAAGTAGCGGATTACCTAATCTGCAACTCAGCATATGACCTTGAACCTGGGGCTTTTGCCTTGGTTCCTAATATTCTTCCAATAGGGCCTCTTCTAGCAAGCAACGGTCGAGGAAATTCAGCAGGATCCTTCTGGCCAGAAGACTCAACTTGCTTGGAATGGCTTGATCAACAGCAACCTAAATCAGTCATTTATGCTGCATTTGGTAGCTTCACAATTCTAGACAAGACCCAATTCCAGGAGCTGGCGCTGGGACTTGAACTCACCAAAAGACCATTCCTGTGGGTTGTGAGGCCAGACATAACTGATGAACCAAATGAAGCCTACCCAGGAGGGTTTCAAGACAGGGTAGCCAGGCGCAGCCGACTGGTGGGTTGGGCACCTCAACAGAAGGTTTTGAGTCATCCTTCCATTGCCTGCTTCCTTAGCCATTGTGGTTGGAATTCCACCTTGGAAGGTGTAAGCAATGGGGTTCCTTTCTTGTGTTGGCCATACTTTGCTGATCAGTTCATTGATGAGAGCTATATTTGTGACGTTTGGAAGGTGGGGTTGAAGTTCAACAAAAACGAAAACGGGATTATCACACGAGAAGAAATCAAGGGCAAGGTGGATCAGGTGCTGGGTGATGAAAGTTTTAAAGCAAGAGTTGTTGAACTTCAGGAATCTGCTTTGAAAAGTGTCAAAGAAGGAGGTCAATCTCACAGGAATTTCAAGAATTTCATTGAATGGATCAAGGCCTAG
- the LOC123197234 gene encoding UDP-glycosyltransferase 83A1-like isoform X2: MSRPHILAVPYPAQGHVIPLLGLSRHLVKHGCRVTFINTEHTHSRVINGLQEKSCIGDENEIRFLSIPDGLEPREDRNDLSKVYDKIIQVMSEKLQELVEKINREEDEKIFCLILDGCAGFTIPVAEKMKIKKVAFWPPAVASLALFNNIPKLIDDGIIRTDGTPIKKQIIQLAQNMPGIDCTKLIWTSVGGEDLASQKRMFEVINNCVQAGQAADYLICNSAYDLEPGAFALVPNILPIGPLLASNGQGNSAGSFWPEDSACLEWLDQQQPKSVIYVAFGSFTILDKTQFQELALGLELTDRPFLWVVRPDITDEPNEAYPGGFQDRVARRSRLVGWAPQQKVLSHPSIACFFSHCGWNSTLEGVSNGVPFLCWPYFADQFIDESYICDVWKVGLKLNKNENGIITREEIKSKVDQVLGDESFKARVVELQESALKSVKEGGQSHRNFKNFIEWIKA; the protein is encoded by the exons atgagtCGTCCACATATTCTTGCAGTACCTTATCCAGCACAAGGCCATGTAATTCCTCTGCTAGGGCTTTCACGGCACCTGGTTAAGCATGGCTGCCGAGTCACATTTATCAACACAGAGCACACTCACAGCCGGGTCATAAATGGCTTACAAGAGAAGAGCTGCATAGGGGATGAAAATGAGATTCGTTTCCTGTCCATCCCAGATGGGCTGGAGCCCCGGGAGGATAGAAATGATTTAAGCAAggtatatgataaaattattcagGTGATGTCCGAGAAGCTGCAGGAGCTTGTAGAAAAGATCaacagagaagaagatgaaaagatcttTTGTCTCATTCTTGATGGATGTGCTGGGTTTACCATTCCAGTTGCagagaagatgaaaattaaaaaggttGCCTTTTGGCCTCCAGCAGTTGCATCTCTGGCCTTGTTTAACAATATTCCAAAGCTAATCGATGATGGAATCATAAGAACTGATG GAACTCCGATCAAGAAACAGATTATTCAGTTGGCGCAAAACATGCCCGGAATTGACTGTACAAAGCTTATTTGGACTAGCGTGGGCGGCGAGGACTTGGCCAGCCAGAAGAGAATGTTTGAGGTTATAAATAATTGTGTCCAAGCTGGACAAGCAGCGGATTACCTAATCTGCAACTCAGCATATGACCTTGAACCTGGGGCTTTTGCCTTGGTTCCTAATATTCTTCCAATAGGGCCTCTTCTAGCAAGCAACGGTCAAGGAAATTCAGCAGGATCCTTCTGGCCAGAAGACTCAGCTTGCTTGGAATGGCTTGATCAACAGCAACCTAAATCAGTCATTTATGTTGCATTTGGTAGCTTCACAATTCTAGACAAGACCCAATTCCAGGAGCTGGCGCTGGGACTTGAACTCACCGACAGACCATTCCTGTGGGTTGTGAGGCCAGACATAACTGATGAACCAAATGAAGCCTACCCAGGAGGGTTTCAAGACAGGGTAGCCAGGCGCAGCCGACTGGTGGGTTGGGCACCTCAACAGAAGGTCTTGAGTCATCCTTCCATTGCCTGCTTCTTTAGCCATTGTGGTTGGAATTCCACCTTGGAAGGTGTAAGCAATGGGGTTCCTTTCTTGTGTTGGCCATACTTTGCTGATCAGTTCATTGATGAGAGCTATATTTGTGACGTTTGGAAGGTGGGGTTGAAGCTCAACAAAAACGAAAACGGGATTATCACACGAGAAGAAATCAAGAGCAAGGTGGATCAGGTGCTGGGTGATGAAAGTTTTAAAGCAAGAGTTGTTGAACTTCAGGAATCTGCTTTGAAAAGTGTAAAAGAAGGAGGTCAATCACACAGGAATTTCAAGAATTTCATTGAATGGATCAAGGCCTAG
- the LOC123197238 gene encoding UDP-glycosyltransferase 83A1-like gives MSRPHILAVPYPAQGHVIPLLELSQYLVKHGFRVTFVNTEHTHNQIMNGLQEKSCIGNENEIRLVSIPDGLESWEDRNDLGKVAGKIIQVMSQKLKELIEKISREEDEKIFCLIVDKWAGFTIPAAEKMKIRKVAFWPAAVATLAVIYNIQKLIDDGIIDTDGIPIKKQIIQLAQNMPEIDCTKLIWTSVGGEDLASQKRTFEIVKNTTEAGKAADYLICNSAYHLEPGAFSLFPNILPIGPLLPSNRQGNSAGSFWPEDSTCLEWLDQQQPNSIIYVAFGSFTVLDKTQFQELALGLELTNMPFLWVVRPDMTDEPNEAYPEGFQDRVAGRSRLVGWAPQQKILSHPSTACFFSHCGWNSTLEGVSNGVPFLCWPYFADQFIDESYICDIWKVGLKFNKDKKGIITREEIKSKVDQVLGDESFKARALELQESTLESLKEGGQSHRNFKNFIEWIKA, from the exons atgagtcGTCCACATATTCTTGCAGTACCTTACCCAGCACAAGGCCATGTAATTCCTCTACTAGAGCTTTCACAGTACCTGGTTAAGCATGGCTTCCGAGTCACATTTGTCAACACAGAGCACACTCACAACCAGATCATGAATGGCTTACAAGAGAAGAGCTGCATAGGGAATGAAAATGAGATTCGTCTGGTGTCCATCCCAGACGGGCTGGAGTCCTGGGAGGATAGAAATGATTTAGGCAAGGTAGCTGGAAAAATTATTCAGGTGATGTCCCAGAAGCTGAAGGAGCTTATAGAAAAGATCAgcagagaagaagatgaaaagatcttTTGTCTCATTGTTGATAAGTGGGCTGGGTTTACTATTCCAGCTgcagaaaagatgaaaattagAAAGGTTGCCTTTTGGCCTGCAGCAGTGGCAACTCTGGCCGTGATTTACAATATTCAGAAGCTAATTGATGACGGAATTATAGATACTGATG GAATTCCGATCAAGAAACAGATTATTCAGTTGGCACAAAACATGCCCGAAATTGACTGTACAAAGCTTATTTGGACTAGCGTGGGCGGCGAGGACTTGGCCTCCCAGAAGAGAACGTTCGAGATTGTTAAAAATACTACTGAAGCTGGAAAAGCAGCGGATTACCTAATCTGCAACTCAGCATATCACCTTGAACCTGGGGCTTTTTCCTTGTTTCCTAATATTCTTCCAATAGGACCTCTTCTGCCAAGCAACCGTCAAGGAAATTCAGCAGGATCCTTCTGGCCAGAAGACTCAACTTGCTTGGAATGGCTTGATCAACAGCAACCCAACTCAATCATTTATGTTGCATTTGGTAGCTTCACAGTTCTAGACAAGACCCAATTCCAGGAGCTGGCATTGGGACTTGAACTAACCAACATGCCATTCCTGTGGGTTGTGCGGCCAGACATGACTGATGAACCAAATGAAGCCTATCCAGAAGGGTTTCAAGACAGGGTGGCCGGTCGCAGCCGACTGGTGGGTTGGGCACCTCAACAGAAGATTTTGAGTCACCCTTCCACCGCCTGCTTCTTTAGCCATTGTGGTTGGAATTCCACCTTGGAAGGTGTAAGCAATGGGGTTCCTTTCTTGTGTTGGCCATACTTTGCTGATCAGTTCATCGATGAGAGctatatttgtgacatttggaAGGTGGGATTGAAGTTCAACAAAGACAAAAAGGGGATCATCACTCGAGAAGAAATCAAAAGCAAGGTGGATCAGGTGCTTGGGGATGAAAGTTTTAAAGCAAGAGCCCTCGAACTTCAGGAATCTACTTTGGAAAGTCTCAAAGAAGGAGGTCAATCTCACAGGaattttaagaatttcattGAATGGATCAAGGCATAG
- the LOC123197237 gene encoding UDP-glycosyltransferase 83A1-like, with translation MFNIKTSCISATKQRKRKMSRPHILAVPYPAQGHVIPFLELSQHLVKHGFRVTFVNTEHTHNRVMNGLQEKSCIGNENEIRLVSIPDGLEPWEDRNDLGKVGGKIIQVMSQKLQELIEKISREEDQKIFCLIVDKWAGFTIPAAEKMKIRKVAFWPAAVATLALIYNTQKLIDDGIIDTDGIPIKKQIIQLAQNMPEIDCTKLVWTSMGGKDLASQKGMFEILKNNIEAGKAADYLICNSAYDLEPGAFSLFPNILPIGPLLPSNRQANSAGSFWPEDSTCLDWLDQQQPNSVIYVAFGSFTVLDKTQFQELALGLELTNMPFLWVVRLDITDEPNEAYPEGFQDRVAGRSRLVSWAPQQKVLSHPSTACFFSHCGWNSTLEGVSNGVPFLCWPYFSDQFIDESYICDIWKVGSKFNKDEKGIITREEIKSKVDQVLGDESFKARAVELQESALKSVKEGGQSTGILRISLNGSMHSS, from the exons ATGTTCAATATAAAAACTAGCTGCATATCAGCAACaaaacagagaaaaagaaaaatgagtcGTCCACATATTCTTGCAGTTCCTTACCCAGCACAGGGCCATGTAATTCCTTTTCTAGAGCTTTCACAGCACCTGGTTAAGCATGGTTTCAGAGTCACATTTGTCAACACAGAGCACACTCACAATCGGGTCATGAATGGCTTACAAGAGAAGAGCTGCATAGGGAACGAAAATGAGATCCGTCTGGTGTCCATCCCAGACGGGCTGGAGCCCTGGGAGGACAGAAATGATTTAGGCAAGGTAGGTGGAAAAATTATTCAGGTGATGTCCCAGAAGCTGCAGGAGCTAATAGAAAAGATCAGCAGAGAAGAAGATCAAAAGATCTTTTGTCTCATTGTTGATAAATGGGCTGGGTTTACTATTCCAGCTGCAGAGAAGATGAAAATTAGAAAGGTTGCCTTTTGGCCTGCAGCAGTGGCAACTCTGGCCTTGATTTACAATACTCAGAAGTTGATTGATGACGGAATTATAGACACTGATG GAATTCCGATCAAGAAACAGATTATTCAGTTGGCGCAAAACATGCCGGAAATTGACTGTACAAAGCTTGTTTGGACTAGCATGGGCGGCAAGGACTTGGCTTCCCAGAAGGGAATGTTTGagattctaaaaaataatattgaagcTGGGAAAGCAGCGGATTACCTAATCTGCAACTCAGCATATGACCTTGAACCTGGGGCTTTTTCCTTGTTTCCTAATATTCTTCCAATAGGGCCTCTTCTGCCAAGCAACCGTCAAGCAAATTCAGCAGGATCCTTCTGGCCAGAAGACTCAACTTGCTTGGACTGGCTTGATCAACAGCAACCCAACTCGGTCATTTACGTTGCATTTGGTAGCTTCACAGTTTTAGACAAGACCCAATTCCAGGAGCTGGCATTGGGACTTGAACTAACCAACATGCCATTTCTGTGGGTTGTCAGGCTAGACATAACTGATGAACCAAATGAAGCCTATCCAGAAGGGTTTCAAGACAGGGTGGCCGGTCGCAGCCGACTGGTGAGTTGGGCACCTCAACAGAAGGTTTTGAGTCATCCTTCCACCGCCTGCTTCTTTAGCCATTGTGGTTGGAATTCCACCTTGGAAGGTGTAAGCAATGGGGTTCCTTTCTTGTGTTGGCCATACTTTTCTGATCAGTTCATCGATGAGAGctatatttgtgacatttggaAGGTGGGATCGAAGTTCAACAAAGACGAAAAGGGGATCATCACTCGAGAAGAAATCAAAAGCAAGGTGGATCAGGTACTTGGTGATGAAAGTTTTAAAGCAAGAGCTGTCGAACTTCAGGAATCTGCTTTGAAAAGTGTCAAAGAAGGAGGTCAATCCACAGGaattttaagaatttcattGAATGGATCAATGCATAGCTCCTAG